Proteins from a genomic interval of Xanthomonas sp. AM6:
- the flhF gene encoding flagellar biosynthesis protein FlhF — translation MKIKRFVAPDMRTAFRMVRDEHGPDAVILSNRRTDEGIEIVAASNYDEALVQQALDAVRPDETARLPVSAANPAPRAAKAGAAGNSAMAMMAAISDRRSAPAAAATQAAPARPLTQPAAIAASAMPAGTAPAPSRPAAAPRAPAPASAPAPAEFQIPEDVFRNAPISVPMPSPFAAAASASSAAASAAAVPAWLEGIAAVSLTPAAATAAPAAEPAPVAASAGIPAPPALAPVPSFPAMQNDEQLTQLRDELALMRQMIEREMNRLTDERLRGSPVRAQALELMDDYGFDSGLTRDVVMQIPADLELHRGRGMMLGLLSKRLPIAALDPIEEGGVIALIGPTGAGKTTTIAKLASRFLERHAARDVALVTTDTIRVGGREQLHSYGRQLGIAVHEADSDAALQQLLERLRDYKLVLIDTAGMGQRDRALVGQLHWLRASRVVRSLLVLPANAHFSDLDEVVRRFAGADPQGVILTKLDETGRFGSALSVVADHRLPITWVTDGQRVPDDLHRANAASLVLRLEDLRRAADKPCTPEQNHAVA, via the coding sequence ATGAAAATCAAACGCTTCGTAGCTCCCGACATGCGCACCGCGTTCCGCATGGTGCGCGACGAGCACGGTCCGGATGCGGTGATCCTGTCCAACCGGCGCACCGACGAGGGCATCGAGATCGTCGCCGCCAGCAACTACGACGAGGCGCTGGTGCAGCAGGCGCTGGACGCGGTGCGGCCGGACGAGACGGCGCGGCTGCCGGTGTCGGCCGCCAATCCGGCGCCGCGTGCGGCCAAGGCCGGCGCCGCCGGCAACTCGGCGATGGCGATGATGGCCGCGATCAGCGATCGCCGCAGCGCCCCGGCCGCCGCGGCGACGCAGGCCGCGCCGGCGCGGCCGCTGACCCAGCCTGCCGCGATCGCCGCCTCGGCGATGCCGGCCGGCACCGCGCCGGCGCCGAGCCGGCCCGCTGCCGCGCCGCGTGCCCCCGCTCCCGCCTCCGCGCCGGCGCCTGCCGAATTCCAGATTCCCGAGGACGTGTTCCGCAACGCGCCGATCAGCGTGCCGATGCCGAGCCCGTTCGCCGCTGCGGCCTCCGCGTCCAGCGCCGCCGCCAGCGCCGCCGCGGTGCCGGCCTGGCTCGAAGGCATCGCCGCGGTCTCGCTGACCCCGGCGGCCGCCACGGCTGCGCCGGCCGCCGAGCCGGCGCCGGTCGCGGCCAGCGCCGGGATCCCGGCGCCGCCGGCCCTGGCGCCGGTGCCGAGCTTCCCGGCCATGCAGAACGACGAACAATTGACTCAGCTGCGCGACGAACTGGCGCTGATGCGGCAGATGATCGAGCGCGAGATGAACCGGCTCACCGACGAACGCCTGCGCGGCTCGCCGGTCCGCGCCCAGGCGCTGGAGCTGATGGACGACTACGGCTTCGACAGCGGCCTGACCCGCGACGTGGTCATGCAGATCCCGGCCGACCTGGAACTGCACCGCGGCCGCGGGATGATGCTGGGGCTGCTGTCCAAGCGCCTGCCGATCGCCGCGCTGGATCCGATCGAGGAAGGCGGCGTGATCGCCCTGATCGGCCCCACCGGCGCCGGCAAGACCACCACCATCGCCAAGCTGGCCTCGCGCTTCCTGGAACGCCACGCCGCCCGCGACGTGGCCCTGGTCACCACCGACACCATCCGCGTCGGCGGCCGCGAACAGCTGCACAGCTACGGCCGCCAGCTCGGCATCGCCGTGCACGAGGCCGACAGCGACGCCGCCCTGCAACAGCTGCTGGAGCGCCTGCGCGACTACAAGCTGGTGCTGATCGACACCGCCGGCATGGGCCAGCGCGACCGCGCGCTGGTCGGGCAGCTGCACTGGCTGCGCGCCTCCAGAGTGGTCCGGTCCTTGCTAGTACTTCCTGCCAATGCCCATTTCTCCGACCTGGACGAGGTGGTGCGCCGGTTCGCCGGCGCCGATCCGCAGGGGGTGATCTTGACCAAGCTGGACGAAACCGGGCGGTTTGGAAGTGCACTGTCGGTGGTCGCGGACCACCGGCTTCCCATCACCTGGGTGACCGATGGTCAGCGCGTGCCGGACGACCTGCACCGCGCCAACGCCGCCAGCCTGGTACTGCGCCTTGAAGATTTGCGGCGCGCTGCCGATAAGCCCTGTACTCCGGAGCAGAACCATGCCGTCGCGTGA
- a CDS encoding ligand-binding sensor domain-containing diguanylate cyclase, translated as MPISHPLPSPSPPRGIAWRLLAVFALCAWFGAALAQEYSFRDYAQSDGLQGLSVNCLYADRHGVVWACTELGLHRYERERFEQVGAEAGLGSPLVFAIAEDRRQRMWVGASNALYVGDGRRFVAVSGADGRRLPIDQGHSLTAYGDDLIALSDKRPLRIAAGADGGWQVTPLRTADGATLAEITAVAAIDGALWLGCGRQLCRLDAQGRLRRLGRADGVPDDIWLALLRGRDGTLWARGIHHVLAWPAGATGFVERVPPPGSGLSTLAVGINLVEDAAGRVLTRSDTGLLRWEHGQWRAFERAQGLGALAPNICALLSDGQGRLWMGTRGRGVQRWLGYGVIQHWEEPQGLATGPTWSILRSRGDGRLYVGSEMGANVLDAGGRMRPLTDRDGQALRQAVQLVDAADGTLWMGLSSGRILRLDRGSGRMHEMAKVPSSLKWMFFDDAGTLWLLTTRGTFRLAPGERSAQPARDLPRDRFTGGGYDARRRLWLVGDHGLYLRQAQGWQPVRLHGAVPDAELDKFTIDANDEAWLSFGDVGVWRGRFDPRAAALSLRKVDDPLLARIVPYVLRQDRHKRVWVGSSQGLDMWAGGRWIRVTQAEGLLWDDTSEGAFFEDRDGSVWIGNSKGVSQVLDPARLFAARPLRLQLLRATRGGRPVVPGAQLPWSQQPIEIAFAVPGAVGGNDTLSFRYRLEGLQEQWAETGQGHLTYTLLSPGRYALEVQALDERQRARSEVARLEFEILPPWWRSPLAWMAYALAAALLVTAVWRWRVKQLLSRERTLARLVAERTRELEHDKRELEIARAALALKAVRDDLTGLLNRVGILDALAAQMQHGRGDGSPLAVAMIDLDHFKHINDLHGHLVGDAVLARVGRRMNANLRGADLIGRYGGEELLAVLPGLVPPARTRLHALHQVIGATPFLTDAGMLEVTASIGVAWYRPGETLQQLLSRADDALYRAKHGGRNRVELHLDAVPGATLPR; from the coding sequence GTGCCGATCAGCCACCCGCTGCCCTCGCCCTCACCGCCGCGCGGCATCGCGTGGCGGCTGCTGGCCGTGTTCGCGCTGTGCGCGTGGTTCGGCGCCGCGCTGGCGCAGGAGTACAGCTTCCGCGACTACGCGCAGTCCGACGGCCTGCAGGGCCTGAGCGTCAACTGCCTGTACGCCGACCGCCACGGCGTGGTCTGGGCCTGCACCGAGCTGGGCCTGCACCGCTACGAGCGCGAACGCTTCGAGCAGGTCGGCGCCGAGGCCGGCCTCGGCAGCCCGCTGGTCTTCGCGATCGCCGAGGACCGCCGCCAGCGCATGTGGGTCGGCGCCTCCAATGCGCTGTATGTCGGCGACGGGCGGCGCTTCGTCGCGGTCTCCGGCGCCGATGGACGGCGCCTGCCGATCGACCAGGGGCACTCCCTGACCGCGTACGGCGACGACCTCATCGCGCTCAGCGACAAGCGTCCGCTGCGGATCGCCGCAGGCGCCGACGGCGGCTGGCAGGTCACGCCGCTGCGCACCGCCGATGGCGCCACGCTGGCCGAGATCACCGCCGTCGCCGCGATCGACGGGGCGCTGTGGCTGGGTTGCGGCCGGCAGCTGTGCCGGCTGGATGCGCAGGGCCGCTTGCGCCGGCTCGGCCGCGCCGACGGCGTTCCCGACGACATCTGGCTGGCCCTGCTGCGCGGCCGCGACGGCACGCTGTGGGCGCGCGGCATCCACCATGTGCTGGCGTGGCCGGCCGGTGCAACGGGCTTCGTCGAACGCGTGCCGCCGCCGGGCAGCGGGCTGTCCACGCTGGCGGTGGGCATCAACCTGGTCGAGGACGCCGCCGGCCGCGTGCTGACCCGCAGCGATACCGGCCTGCTGCGCTGGGAACACGGCCAGTGGCGCGCGTTCGAACGCGCCCAGGGCCTGGGGGCGCTGGCGCCCAACATCTGCGCGCTGCTCAGCGACGGCCAGGGCCGCCTGTGGATGGGTACCCGCGGCCGCGGCGTGCAGCGCTGGCTCGGCTATGGGGTGATCCAGCACTGGGAGGAGCCGCAGGGGCTGGCCACCGGGCCGACCTGGTCGATCCTGCGCAGCCGCGGCGACGGCCGCCTGTACGTCGGCAGCGAAATGGGCGCCAACGTGCTCGACGCCGGCGGCCGCATGCGCCCGCTGACCGACCGCGACGGGCAGGCGCTGCGACAGGCGGTGCAACTGGTCGACGCGGCCGACGGCACCCTGTGGATGGGGCTGTCGTCGGGCCGGATACTGCGTCTGGACCGCGGCAGCGGCCGCATGCACGAGATGGCCAAGGTGCCGTCCTCGCTGAAGTGGATGTTCTTCGACGACGCCGGCACGCTGTGGCTGCTGACCACCCGCGGCACGTTCCGGCTGGCGCCGGGCGAACGCAGCGCGCAGCCGGCGCGCGACCTGCCGCGCGACCGCTTCACCGGCGGCGGCTACGACGCGCGACGCCGCCTGTGGCTGGTCGGCGACCATGGCCTGTACCTGCGCCAGGCGCAGGGCTGGCAACCGGTCCGCCTGCACGGCGCGGTGCCGGACGCGGAACTGGACAAGTTCACCATCGACGCCAACGACGAGGCCTGGCTGTCGTTCGGCGACGTCGGGGTGTGGCGCGGGCGCTTCGACCCGCGCGCGGCCGCCTTGTCCCTGCGCAAGGTCGACGATCCGCTGCTGGCGCGGATCGTGCCCTACGTGCTGCGCCAGGATCGGCACAAACGCGTGTGGGTCGGCAGCAGCCAGGGCCTGGACATGTGGGCGGGCGGGCGCTGGATCCGCGTGACCCAGGCCGAAGGCCTGCTGTGGGACGACACCTCCGAAGGCGCGTTCTTCGAAGATCGCGACGGCTCGGTGTGGATCGGCAACAGCAAGGGCGTCAGCCAGGTACTGGACCCGGCGCGGCTGTTCGCGGCGCGGCCGCTGCGCCTGCAGTTGCTGCGTGCCACCCGCGGCGGGCGCCCGGTCGTCCCCGGCGCGCAGCTGCCGTGGTCGCAGCAGCCGATCGAGATCGCCTTCGCGGTGCCCGGCGCGGTCGGCGGCAACGACACCCTCAGCTTCCGCTACCGGCTCGAGGGCCTGCAGGAACAATGGGCCGAGACCGGACAGGGACATCTCACCTACACCCTGCTCTCGCCCGGCCGCTACGCGCTGGAGGTGCAGGCGCTGGACGAACGCCAGCGCGCGCGCAGCGAGGTGGCGCGGCTGGAGTTCGAGATCCTGCCGCCGTGGTGGCGCAGCCCGCTGGCGTGGATGGCGTACGCGCTGGCCGCCGCGCTGCTGGTGACCGCGGTGTGGCGCTGGCGGGTGAAGCAGTTGCTGTCGCGCGAGCGCACCCTGGCGCGGCTGGTCGCCGAGCGCACCCGCGAACTGGAGCACGACAAGCGCGAACTGGAGATCGCCCGCGCCGCGCTGGCGCTGAAGGCGGTGCGCGACGACCTGACCGGCCTGCTCAACCGCGTCGGCATCCTCGATGCCCTGGCCGCGCAGATGCAGCACGGCCGCGGCGACGGCAGCCCGCTGGCGGTGGCGATGATCGACCTGGACCACTTCAAGCACATCAACGACCTGCACGGCCACCTGGTCGGCGATGCGGTGCTGGCGCGGGTCGGCCGGCGCATGAACGCGAACCTGCGCGGCGCCGACCTGATCGGCCGCTACGGCGGCGAGGAGCTGCTGGCGGTGCTGCCGGGCCTGGTGCCGCCGGCGCGGACCCGGCTGCACGCCCTGCACCAGGTGATCGGCGCCACGCCGTTCCTCACCGACGCCGGCATGCTCGAGGTCACCGCCTCGATCGGCGTGGCCTGGTACCGCCCGGGCGAGACCCTGCAGCAGTTGCTCAGCCGCGCCGACGACGCGCTGTACCGGGCCAAGCACGGCGGCCGCAACCGGGTCGAGCTGCACCTGGACGCGGTGCCGGGAGCGACCTTGCCGCGGTGA
- the flhA gene encoding flagellar biosynthesis protein FlhA encodes MNTRKMMDMIKHGLGAPVIVMAMLAMVVVPLAAPVLDALFTFNIAISLMVLLAVVYVKRPLEFSIFPIVLLMTTMLRLALNVASTRVILINGQDGHGAAGKVIEAFGEFVIGGNYAVGIVVFAILTIINFVVITKGAGRVSEVTARFILDAMPGKQMAIDADLNAGLLTREEAKARREEVREEADFYGSMDGASKFIRGDAIAGILILFINLIGGMAVGVLQHGMPVAQAASTYTLLSIGDGLVAQLPALLVSSAVAMLVTRASRSQDMGASMMGQVFGQHKALAVAAAILGLVGLVPGMPNVAFLTLALILGLLAWKMWKRSLLPEEAKPDPVQQAAAAGAQANAELGWDELRPIDPLGLEVGYRLIPLVDKAQGGELMARIKGVRRKLTQDIGFLIPPVHIRDNLELPANAYRLLVHGVPVATADIHPDRELALDPGGALGKIDGIPGKDPAFGLDAIWIQPHQRAQAETMGYTVVDPATVIATHLSHLIREHAPELLGHEEVQQLLATLAKSAPKLVEDLTPKALPLSVVVRVLQNLLIEKIPVRQLRKIVEALVEQAPQSQEPGVLTAAVRNALGRFIVQEIAGMSAELPVFTLAPQLERVLQDSTQGNGAALEPGLAERLHQSLADCVSKQEARNEPAVVLVPAQVRAALARLVRHSVPSLSVLSYSEVPEDKRLKLVGTIS; translated from the coding sequence ATGAACACGCGCAAGATGATGGACATGATCAAGCACGGCCTCGGCGCGCCGGTGATCGTGATGGCGATGCTGGCGATGGTGGTGGTGCCGCTGGCCGCGCCGGTGCTGGACGCCCTGTTCACCTTCAACATCGCGATCTCGCTGATGGTGCTGCTGGCGGTGGTGTACGTGAAGCGGCCGCTGGAGTTCAGCATCTTCCCGATCGTGCTGCTGATGACCACGATGCTGCGCCTGGCGCTGAACGTGGCCTCCACCCGCGTGATCCTGATCAACGGCCAGGACGGCCACGGCGCCGCCGGCAAGGTCATCGAGGCCTTCGGCGAGTTCGTGATCGGCGGCAACTACGCGGTCGGCATCGTGGTGTTCGCGATCCTGACCATCATCAACTTCGTGGTCATCACCAAGGGCGCCGGGCGCGTGTCGGAAGTGACCGCGCGCTTCATCCTCGACGCCATGCCCGGCAAGCAGATGGCGATCGACGCCGACCTCAACGCCGGCCTGCTGACCCGCGAGGAAGCCAAGGCCCGGCGCGAGGAAGTGCGCGAGGAAGCGGACTTCTACGGCTCGATGGACGGCGCCAGCAAGTTCATCCGCGGCGACGCCATCGCCGGCATCCTGATCCTGTTCATCAACCTCATCGGCGGCATGGCGGTCGGCGTCCTGCAGCACGGCATGCCGGTCGCCCAGGCTGCCTCCACCTACACCCTGCTGTCGATCGGCGACGGCCTGGTCGCGCAGCTGCCGGCGCTGCTGGTGTCCTCGGCGGTGGCGATGCTGGTCACCCGCGCCTCGCGCTCGCAGGACATGGGCGCCTCGATGATGGGCCAGGTGTTCGGCCAGCACAAAGCGCTGGCGGTGGCCGCGGCGATCCTGGGCCTGGTCGGCCTGGTCCCGGGCATGCCCAACGTCGCTTTCTTGACGCTGGCGCTGATCCTGGGCCTGCTGGCCTGGAAGATGTGGAAGCGCAGCCTGCTGCCGGAAGAAGCCAAGCCCGATCCGGTGCAACAGGCGGCCGCCGCCGGCGCGCAGGCCAACGCCGAGCTGGGCTGGGACGAACTGCGCCCGATCGACCCGCTGGGCCTGGAGGTCGGCTACCGGCTGATCCCGCTGGTGGACAAGGCCCAGGGCGGCGAGCTGATGGCGCGGATCAAGGGCGTGCGGCGCAAGCTGACCCAGGACATCGGCTTCCTGATCCCGCCGGTGCACATCCGCGACAACCTGGAACTGCCGGCCAACGCCTACCGCCTGCTGGTGCACGGCGTGCCGGTGGCCACCGCCGACATCCATCCGGACCGCGAACTGGCGCTGGACCCGGGCGGCGCGCTGGGCAAGATCGACGGCATCCCCGGCAAGGACCCCGCGTTCGGCCTGGACGCCATCTGGATCCAGCCGCACCAGCGCGCCCAGGCCGAGACCATGGGCTACACCGTGGTCGACCCGGCCACGGTGATCGCCACCCACCTGTCGCACCTGATCCGCGAGCACGCCCCGGAACTGCTCGGCCACGAGGAAGTGCAGCAGCTGCTGGCCACCCTGGCCAAGAGCGCGCCGAAGCTGGTCGAGGACCTCACCCCCAAGGCGCTGCCGCTGTCGGTGGTGGTGCGCGTGCTGCAGAACCTGCTGATCGAGAAGATCCCGGTGCGGCAGCTGCGCAAGATCGTCGAGGCGCTGGTCGAACAGGCCCCGCAGAGTCAGGAACCCGGCGTGCTCACCGCCGCGGTGCGCAATGCGCTGGGCCGGTTCATCGTCCAGGAAATCGCCGGCATGTCCGCCGAACTGCCGGTGTTCACCCTGGCCCCGCAATTGGAACGTGTCTTGCAGGACTCTACCCAGGGCAACGGTGCCGCGCTGGAACCCGGCCTGGCCGAGCGGCTGCATCAGAGCCTGGCGGACTGCGTCAGCAAGCAGGAAGCGCGCAACGAACCGGCCGTGGTGCTGGTCCCGGCGCAGGTCCGCGCCGCGCTGGCCAGGCTGGTCCGCCACAGCGTCCCCTCGCTGTCGGTGCTGTCCTACAGCGAGGTACCGGAAGACAAGCGGCTGAAGTTGGTCGGGACGATCAGCTGA
- a CDS encoding ligand-binding sensor domain-containing diguanylate cyclase, translated as MTVAAFAAAEGRRLRARLRRWPARGVLLLWLGLGLAGLAPGDPARAQSIPLRRYAHDQGLLGLADTCLLQTGNGSLWVCTESGLYRFNGHRFEQVPLQGQRGHFISAASEDAAHRLWVASFDAVFVGDGNRMRQLSAEETGPLRKNVLRLASPRWGTVLLNGPQALRAVPRGDGRWRLQPLFDAATLARLPQLGRIGAAQADADTLWLGCGQELCRVAADGAVTVYGQAQGLPPDRWRGVVRARDGALWVRGDQRLMRLPAAAERFVEQPWPDAGPHKVNAHAQLLLDPQGRVLMPTGQGLARWEHGRWRRFGRGNGLPDGGIVALLFDHAGDLWMSVDGEGVVRWNGYGWIENWDVTQGMSSAPTWTVQRHGDGALLLGNEGGVNRQRGAGQPFQPWLADAGVQTVGMQTAADGSLWSIGSLGELHHHDRDGRLLRRYPRLGSTAKRLYLDAAGRIWLLTMEGVYLLARPQSGEVPQRVQALPASDYSDIQQRRDGSLWLAGASGVFRLRGDTWTPIRLLLDGTPAQPWVSKLLIEEDGQVWAALYHPGVWQGRLDGDTLRLQRAAQPQLQELQIYLLRRTGNGWIWIGHNQGVDIHDGRRWSRLTQSQGLLWDDISEAAFFEDADASVWIGNSKGVSHVLAPQRLFQERAPVLTLDQFTRGGHPIAAGARLSWNQEPLHIEVGAPDLYDDRNRVSFRYRFAGVHTRWIATPNFEIDHPPLPPGDYVFEIQLLDAYRRSASAPVRVAFSVAPVWWRSPPMLALYALLGGGLAIAALHWRERRLRQRQRELAALVALRTQELEHDKRELEIARAALAVKASHDALTGLLNRAGILDALAAQMQRSQAERQPLAVAMIDLDHFKRINDAHGHLTGDAVLVKVARRLNANLRGSDLIGRYGGEELLGVLPGLPVPSHERLQHLRAAIGDQPLQIGTQRLAVTASIGVAWYRPGESLQQLLARADEALYRAKHLGRNRVELHA; from the coding sequence GTGACCGTCGCGGCATTCGCGGCGGCTGAGGGTCGGCGCCTGCGCGCTCGCCTGCGCCGCTGGCCGGCGCGCGGGGTCCTGCTGCTGTGGCTCGGCCTGGGCCTGGCCGGACTGGCACCGGGCGACCCCGCCCGCGCCCAGTCGATCCCGTTGCGCCGCTATGCGCACGACCAGGGCCTGCTCGGCCTGGCCGACACCTGCCTGCTGCAGACCGGCAACGGCAGCCTGTGGGTCTGCACCGAAAGCGGCCTGTATCGCTTCAACGGGCACCGCTTCGAACAGGTGCCGCTGCAGGGCCAGCGCGGGCATTTCATCAGCGCCGCGAGCGAGGACGCCGCGCACCGGCTGTGGGTGGCGAGCTTCGATGCGGTGTTCGTCGGCGACGGCAACCGGATGCGGCAACTGAGCGCCGAGGAAACCGGGCCGCTGCGCAAGAACGTGCTGCGCCTGGCCAGCCCGCGCTGGGGCACGGTGCTGCTCAACGGCCCGCAGGCGCTGCGTGCCGTGCCCCGCGGCGACGGACGCTGGCGGCTGCAGCCGCTGTTCGACGCGGCGACGCTGGCGCGGCTGCCGCAGCTCGGGCGGATCGGCGCGGCCCAGGCCGATGCGGACACGCTCTGGCTCGGCTGCGGCCAGGAGCTGTGCCGGGTCGCCGCCGATGGCGCGGTGACGGTCTACGGCCAGGCGCAAGGCCTGCCGCCGGACCGCTGGCGCGGCGTCGTGCGCGCCCGCGACGGCGCGCTGTGGGTGCGCGGCGACCAGCGCCTGATGCGCCTGCCGGCCGCGGCCGAACGCTTCGTCGAACAGCCCTGGCCCGATGCCGGCCCGCACAAGGTGAACGCGCACGCGCAGCTCCTGCTCGATCCGCAAGGGCGCGTGCTGATGCCCACCGGCCAGGGCCTGGCGCGCTGGGAACACGGCCGTTGGCGACGCTTCGGCCGCGGCAACGGCCTGCCCGACGGCGGCATCGTCGCGCTGCTGTTCGACCATGCCGGCGACCTGTGGATGAGCGTGGACGGCGAAGGCGTGGTGCGCTGGAACGGCTACGGCTGGATCGAGAACTGGGACGTGACCCAGGGCATGAGCAGCGCGCCGACCTGGACCGTCCAGCGCCACGGCGACGGCGCACTGCTGCTCGGCAACGAAGGCGGCGTCAACCGCCAGCGCGGCGCCGGCCAGCCGTTCCAGCCATGGCTGGCCGATGCCGGCGTGCAGACCGTGGGCATGCAGACCGCCGCGGACGGCTCGCTGTGGAGCATCGGCTCGCTGGGCGAACTGCACCACCACGACCGCGACGGCCGGCTGCTGCGCCGCTACCCGCGCCTGGGCAGCACGGCCAAGCGGCTGTATCTGGACGCGGCGGGCCGGATCTGGCTGCTGACCATGGAGGGCGTGTACCTGCTGGCGCGGCCGCAGTCGGGCGAGGTCCCGCAACGGGTGCAGGCGCTGCCGGCCAGCGACTACTCCGACATCCAGCAGCGCCGCGACGGCAGCCTGTGGCTGGCCGGCGCGTCCGGGGTGTTCCGGCTGCGCGGCGACACCTGGACCCCGATCCGGCTGCTGCTCGACGGCACGCCGGCGCAGCCCTGGGTCAGCAAGCTGCTGATCGAGGAGGATGGCCAGGTCTGGGCCGCGCTGTACCACCCGGGCGTGTGGCAGGGCCGGCTCGACGGCGACACCCTGCGCCTGCAGCGCGCCGCCCAGCCGCAGCTGCAGGAGCTGCAGATCTACCTGCTGCGGCGCACCGGCAACGGCTGGATCTGGATCGGCCACAACCAGGGCGTGGACATCCACGACGGGCGCCGCTGGTCGCGCCTGACCCAGTCGCAGGGGCTGCTGTGGGACGACATCTCCGAAGCGGCGTTCTTCGAGGACGCCGACGCGTCGGTGTGGATCGGCAACAGCAAGGGCGTCAGCCACGTGCTGGCGCCGCAGCGCCTGTTCCAGGAGCGCGCGCCGGTGCTGACGCTGGACCAGTTCACCCGCGGCGGCCATCCGATCGCCGCCGGCGCGCGCCTGTCCTGGAACCAGGAACCGCTGCACATCGAGGTCGGCGCGCCGGACCTGTACGACGACCGCAACCGGGTCTCGTTCCGCTATCGCTTCGCGGGCGTGCACACGCGCTGGATCGCCACGCCCAACTTCGAGATCGACCATCCGCCGCTGCCGCCCGGCGACTACGTGTTCGAGATCCAGTTGCTCGACGCCTACCGGCGCAGCGCCTCGGCGCCGGTGCGGGTGGCGTTCTCGGTGGCGCCGGTGTGGTGGCGCAGCCCGCCGATGCTGGCGCTGTACGCCCTGCTCGGCGGCGGCCTGGCGATCGCCGCGCTGCACTGGCGCGAGCGCCGCCTGCGCCAGCGCCAGCGCGAACTGGCCGCCCTGGTCGCGCTGCGCACCCAGGAGCTGGAACACGACAAGCGCGAACTGGAGATCGCCCGCGCCGCGCTGGCGGTGAAGGCCTCGCACGACGCCCTGACCGGCCTGCTCAACCGCGCCGGCATCCTCGATGCGCTGGCCGCGCAGATGCAGCGCAGCCAGGCCGAGCGGCAGCCGCTGGCGGTGGCGATGATCGACCTGGACCACTTCAAGCGCATCAACGACGCGCACGGCCACCTGACCGGCGACGCGGTGCTGGTCAAGGTCGCGCGGCGCCTCAACGCCAACCTGCGCGGCTCGGACCTGATCGGCCGCTACGGCGGCGAGGAACTGCTCGGCGTGCTGCCCGGCCTGCCGGTCCCCTCGCACGAGCGGCTGCAGCACCTGCGCGCGGCAATTGGCGACCAGCCGCTGCAGATCGGCACGCAGCGGCTGGCGGTCACCGCCTCGATCGGCGTGGCCTGGTACCGGCCGGGCGAGAGCCTGCAGCAACTGCTGGCCCGCGCCGACGAGGCCCTGTACCGGGCCAAGCACCTGGGCCGCAACCGGGTCGAACTGCACGCCTAG
- the flhB gene encoding flagellar biosynthesis protein FlhB, with the protein MSENEEGTEKTEQPTEKRLREAREQGNIPRSRELATAAVFSAGIFALMGMSGSLTAGAVTWMKGALRPDPSLYGHPDALFGHFGELLLGLLWVALPLVGICLAAGFVAPLAMGSLRFSGNALVPKLDRLNPMAGLTRLYGMESLAELFKSILRMAFVGGAAGLCIWNNIDGLRSLMRHPLEQAIGDGLGFTLRLLLYTAGALALLAAIDAPYQKWNHIRKLMMTRDEVRREMKESEGSPEVKGRIRQMQMQLSQRRMMEAVPSADVVVVNPTHYAVALKYEGGRMRAPTVVAKGVDELAFRIRELGEQHRVAVVSAPPLARALYREGELGKEIPVRLYSAVAQILSYVYQLRAWRTGPMPPLPPLDVDEFAPGSTP; encoded by the coding sequence ATGTCCGAAAACGAAGAAGGCACCGAAAAAACCGAACAACCTACCGAAAAACGCCTGCGCGAGGCCCGCGAGCAGGGCAACATCCCGCGCTCGCGCGAACTGGCGACGGCGGCGGTGTTCAGCGCCGGCATCTTCGCGCTGATGGGCATGTCCGGTTCGCTGACGGCCGGCGCGGTGACCTGGATGAAGGGCGCGCTGCGCCCGGACCCGAGCCTGTACGGCCACCCCGACGCCCTGTTCGGCCACTTCGGCGAACTGCTGCTGGGCCTGCTGTGGGTGGCGCTGCCGCTGGTCGGCATCTGCCTGGCGGCCGGGTTCGTCGCGCCGCTGGCGATGGGCAGCCTGCGCTTCTCCGGCAACGCGCTGGTGCCCAAGCTGGACCGGCTCAACCCGATGGCCGGGCTGACCCGGCTGTACGGCATGGAAAGCCTGGCCGAACTGTTCAAGTCGATCCTGCGCATGGCCTTCGTCGGCGGCGCCGCCGGCCTGTGCATCTGGAACAACATCGACGGCCTGCGCAGCCTGATGCGGCACCCGCTGGAACAGGCCATCGGCGACGGCCTGGGCTTCACCCTGCGCCTGCTGCTGTACACCGCCGGCGCGCTGGCGCTGCTGGCGGCGATCGACGCGCCGTACCAGAAGTGGAACCACATCCGCAAACTGATGATGACCCGCGACGAAGTGCGCCGGGAGATGAAGGAGAGCGAGGGCAGCCCGGAGGTCAAGGGCCGCATCCGGCAGATGCAGATGCAGCTGTCACAGCGGCGGATGATGGAGGCGGTGCCCAGCGCCGACGTGGTGGTGGTCAACCCCACCCACTACGCGGTGGCGCTGAAGTACGAGGGCGGGCGCATGCGCGCGCCGACCGTGGTGGCCAAGGGCGTGGACGAACTGGCCTTCCGCATCCGCGAACTCGGCGAGCAGCACCGCGTCGCAGTGGTGTCTGCGCCGCCTTTGGCACGCGCCTTGTATCGGGAAGGCGAACTCGGCAAGGAAATTCCCGTGAGACTGTATTCGGCGGTGGCGCAGATCCTCTCCTACGTGTACCAGCTGCGCGCCTGGCGCACTGGCCCGATGCCGCCGCTGCCGCCGCTGGACGTCGATGAATTCGCCCCGGGGAGCACGCCATGA